A window from Leptothermofonsia sichuanensis E412 encodes these proteins:
- a CDS encoding ATP-binding protein encodes MATEFLDPLTQQIRVPTRESFVGRRQLQNCLRALTQSPDRLGVLIHGMGGLGKSSLAARLCDRLPQFNRLVWQRAIDEARLVRQLAAALDDRTLRQRLKDPQEELRFRLRGVFTALAEQAATPFLLVLDDFEQNLEPQGTGYRLKPPAAALLNDLIWAIRDVYAPHRLILTSRYDFEWTQGQVLYRQAMDAFQGADLQKKCERLSALKPPELPPEASEADKQAAVDLGQLQEQAKRLADGNPRLLETLNRLQQLQEKAQRLPDRALRQELQKDEQLSRQAQPALASTRTLEQLEQDPTELRQQVIEDRLLQQMAPDLQAMLSRGLIFELPVPRPTFESITLPPTNPPPPTPSTAPLPWVSWKPALTTRCGFRACCPWGCPLTPTACVLPLPGPFTTSGGRATTPSVKTSPWKSSGWHYGVRKLRLPLRSAIALPLTGSTVPALRKRDRYVR; translated from the coding sequence ATGGCGACGGAATTTCTCGATCCATTGACTCAACAGATCCGGGTGCCCACACGGGAAAGCTTTGTCGGGCGGCGACAGTTGCAGAATTGCCTGCGCGCCTTAACCCAGTCCCCCGATCGCCTGGGAGTGTTGATTCATGGCATGGGCGGTCTGGGTAAGAGCAGTCTGGCGGCGCGGCTTTGCGATCGCCTGCCCCAGTTCAACCGATTGGTCTGGCAGAGGGCGATCGATGAAGCCAGACTGGTGCGGCAACTGGCAGCCGCTCTCGACGATCGCACCCTGCGGCAACGATTGAAGGACCCCCAGGAGGAACTGCGCTTTCGCCTGCGCGGTGTTTTTACAGCCCTGGCAGAGCAGGCAGCCACCCCGTTTTTGCTGGTGCTGGATGACTTCGAGCAAAACCTGGAACCCCAGGGAACGGGCTACAGGCTGAAACCCCCTGCCGCCGCGCTATTAAACGATCTAATCTGGGCAATCCGGGATGTTTACGCGCCCCACCGACTGATCCTCACCAGTCGCTATGACTTTGAATGGACCCAGGGGCAGGTGTTGTACAGGCAGGCAATGGATGCTTTCCAGGGGGCAGACCTGCAAAAAAAGTGTGAGCGGTTGTCTGCACTGAAGCCACCAGAACTCCCACCAGAAGCTTCAGAGGCAGACAAACAGGCCGCAGTAGACCTGGGGCAGTTGCAGGAGCAGGCAAAACGACTGGCCGACGGCAACCCGCGCCTGCTGGAAACCCTGAATCGCCTGCAACAGTTGCAGGAAAAGGCACAGCGGTTGCCCGATCGCGCCCTGCGCCAGGAATTGCAGAAGGACGAGCAACTATCACGCCAGGCCCAACCCGCCCTTGCCTCAACCAGGACCCTGGAACAACTGGAGCAGGACCCGACGGAGTTGAGACAGCAGGTGATTGAGGATCGCCTGCTGCAACAGATGGCCCCCGACCTGCAAGCCATGCTGTCTCGCGGGCTGATCTTTGAACTGCCCGTTCCCCGTCCCACCTTCGAGTCCATCACCCTGCCCCCCACTAACCCCCCACCCCCCACCCCCTCGACCGCGCCCTTGCCCTGGGTCTCCTGGAAGCCAGCCCTGACGACACGTTGCGGGTTCCGCGCCTGTTGCCCCTGGGGTTGCCCGCTGACGCCGACCGCCTGTGTGCTGCCGCTGCCCGGTCCCTTTACCACCTCTGGTGGGAGAGCGACTACGCCATCAGTGAAGACCAGTCCCTGGAAATCATCCGGCTGGCATTACGGGGTCAGGAAACTGAGATTGCCATTACGGTCGGCCATCGCATTGCCACTTACCGGGTCAACCGTTCCCGCTTTGAGGAAGCGCGATCGCTATGTCAGGTGA
- a CDS encoding CHAT domain-containing protein, which yields MRILHLDLKLIHGDVVELRCFWDNPNDYADRPLSLAEIADLTRNAEETYYVSARLQEKLETIGQRLFNWLDGRDRWLGSRLGQYPGEGVVLAIAVRGQLAHLPWEVLHDGVQFLVQRYPAVVPVRWQSADPVTQLTPVTQPQNRALRVLFMATSPQGVQPVLNYEQEEAAILKATARPTIGLTVEESGCLEDTYGTEPTSRRYFDVVHITGHATIQEGQPRFITETATGDAYYASPIEIARTLKAPLPPLLFLSGCKTGQSGHAGAVPSMAEQLLQAGATAVLGWGQNVLDRDATAAAAALYEALSRSQPLVEAVAFAYQTLIEQKARDWHLLRLYVGKTLPQSLVTPRNTPGWKPAPRRQWRRNFSIH from the coding sequence ATGCGAATCCTCCACCTGGATCTGAAGCTAATCCACGGGGATGTTGTTGAATTGCGCTGCTTCTGGGACAACCCCAACGACTACGCCGATCGCCCCCTCTCCCTGGCTGAAATTGCAGACCTGACCCGCAACGCCGAGGAAACCTACTATGTCTCTGCCAGGCTGCAAGAAAAGCTGGAAACGATTGGCCAGCGATTATTCAACTGGCTGGATGGCCGCGATCGCTGGTTAGGTTCTCGCCTGGGGCAGTATCCCGGAGAAGGTGTGGTGCTGGCGATCGCCGTCAGGGGGCAACTGGCCCATTTACCCTGGGAGGTGCTGCATGACGGGGTGCAATTTCTGGTGCAACGATATCCGGCAGTGGTGCCTGTGCGCTGGCAGTCGGCTGATCCGGTAACGCAGCTCACTCCGGTGACTCAGCCCCAGAATCGAGCGTTGCGGGTGTTGTTTATGGCCACTTCCCCCCAGGGAGTGCAGCCCGTCCTGAACTATGAGCAGGAAGAAGCGGCAATCCTGAAGGCGACGGCGCGTCCCACGATCGGGCTGACCGTGGAGGAAAGTGGCTGTCTGGAGGACACCTATGGAACTGAACCCACGAGTAGGCGCTATTTTGATGTCGTGCATATCACCGGACACGCCACCATCCAGGAGGGGCAACCCCGGTTCATTACAGAAACGGCAACGGGCGACGCTTACTATGCCAGTCCAATCGAGATTGCCCGTACCTTAAAAGCACCCCTACCGCCCCTGTTGTTTCTGTCCGGCTGTAAGACGGGGCAGTCTGGCCATGCCGGGGCGGTTCCCTCCATGGCAGAACAACTGTTACAGGCGGGTGCAACGGCAGTATTGGGCTGGGGACAGAACGTACTGGATAGGGATGCAACCGCTGCCGCGGCGGCGTTATATGAGGCGCTGTCTCGCAGCCAGCCCCTGGTAGAAGCCGTCGCTTTTGCTTACCAGACATTGATTGAGCAGAAAGCACGGGACTGGCATTTGCTGCGTCTGTATGTCGGCAAGACGCTGCCCCAGAGCCTGGTAACCCCCAGAAACACCCCTGGCTGGAAGCCTGCTCCCCGGCGTCAATGGCGACGGAATTTCTCGATCCATTGA